In a genomic window of Shouchella clausii:
- a CDS encoding L-2-amino-thiazoline-4-carboxylic acid hydrolase, with protein MVKNLSMEIMTAKMFNELHVAILEAYPDEGYDLIKKGLIAFGLKDAELIAIQATSEGQNHHFFEYLPPVLEVQEKYASLTPFARFAKMFAQIAKQVVDEYGEKGEAVIMSAVEQFGKKRGQGIAQRARSNGFENTVENYLSHYDMGRSELFEFESIYKKEEIEQTFTKCPLGQQWADDGTGEYGILYCRMIDPSIAKGYNKNFDVVHDQYVLKEGQCHFRFQMKEGR; from the coding sequence ATGGTGAAGAATTTATCAATGGAAATTATGACAGCAAAAATGTTTAATGAGCTGCACGTAGCTATATTAGAAGCTTATCCTGATGAAGGGTACGACCTAATAAAAAAAGGGTTAATAGCATTTGGTTTGAAGGATGCTGAATTAATTGCTATACAAGCAACCTCAGAAGGTCAAAACCATCATTTCTTTGAGTATCTTCCACCAGTTTTAGAGGTACAAGAAAAATATGCAAGTCTAACCCCGTTTGCCCGCTTTGCCAAGATGTTCGCACAAATTGCGAAACAAGTTGTTGATGAATACGGGGAAAAAGGGGAGGCAGTTATCATGTCTGCGGTTGAACAATTTGGTAAGAAACGCGGACAAGGAATCGCGCAACGAGCTAGGTCGAATGGATTCGAAAATACAGTGGAGAATTATTTATCCCATTACGATATGGGACGTAGTGAACTATTTGAATTCGAAAGTATCTATAAAAAAGAGGAAATTGAACAGACGTTTACAAAGTGTCCATTAGGACAACAGTGGGCTGATGATGGGACAGGGGAATATGGAATTCTCTACTGTAGAATGATCGACCCCTCTATTGCGAAGGGTTACAATAAAAATTTTGACGTCGTCCATGACCAATACGTCTTAAAAGAAGGGCAATGCCATTTTAGATTTCAGATGAAGGAAGGGAGGTAA
- a CDS encoding response regulator transcription factor has product MKRILLIEDDAAIARYLELELKHEGFELIIENDGEGGLAKALSEKFDVILLDVMLPKISGIEVLRRLRKSKETTPVILLTAKGEVSDKVTGLDSGANDYMTKPFYIEELLARIRVIFREKTTNNSLHWEELTMNPDTYQVIVKGQELGLTKKEYELLYYLLVNRNIALSRENIIENVWGYEYYGDTNIVDVFIKNIRRKLEDVMDVRMIQTIRGIGYVIKDN; this is encoded by the coding sequence TTGAAGAGAATTTTGCTTATTGAGGATGATGCAGCGATAGCTCGATATTTGGAACTAGAGCTAAAACATGAAGGATTTGAATTAATTATAGAAAACGATGGAGAAGGCGGATTAGCTAAGGCGTTATCAGAAAAGTTTGACGTGATTCTTTTGGATGTGATGCTTCCTAAAATTAGTGGGATCGAAGTTCTACGCAGACTTCGGAAGTCGAAAGAAACCACCCCTGTTATATTACTTACTGCAAAGGGAGAGGTATCTGATAAAGTTACAGGGTTGGATAGTGGAGCGAATGATTATATGACAAAACCCTTTTATATAGAAGAATTACTTGCTCGTATTAGGGTAATCTTTCGCGAAAAAACGACAAACAATAGCCTTCATTGGGAAGAACTGACAATGAACCCTGATACGTATCAAGTAATCGTTAAGGGACAAGAATTGGGCCTTACTAAGAAGGAATATGAACTGCTTTATTATTTATTGGTAAATCGAAATATTGCATTATCACGCGAAAATATTATTGAGAATGTGTGGGGATATGAGTATTACGGCGATACAAATATTGTAGATGTGTTCATAAAGAATATCAGACGAAAGTTGGAAGATGTTATGGACGTTAGAATGATACAAACGATTAGAGGAATTGGATATGTCATTAAAGATAACTAA
- a CDS encoding sensor histidine kinase yields the protein MSLKITNLWERLNKRFKFSIGLKSILTNLGLFTILFTVIGFVLVFAFSRLLIAGASLTLEDHERVIRSMVSKAEIDQIDSYSANTNITVLLVESEPVKTTGISSDINRMKITNKFNVDLNGKGAVITISKSLEQEWEIVRSIIFVLICVFIIMGIFILIISGWTIKTMLRPIQEMVKYIRTGSLNVRLDIKTSHDELRDLAETFNELMDKIWDTYRQQDRFVSDASHELRTPLLVIQGYADLLERWGGEDIAIRQEAISSIKKEASYINKLVERLLLLAKSGQQMMEVRTIHLPELIEEVIRDSVVMNTGHTFIFEKKQEVLADGDFALIKQVIRIVLDNSIKYTPSSGTISFNCEVEGKYALISIQDNGIGISKEDLPNIFERFYKADKSRSRVSGSTGLGLSIAQYIVQMHGGLISAHSEGLEKGSKVLIRLPLKRMVTS from the coding sequence ATGTCATTAAAGATAACTAATCTCTGGGAAAGGCTAAATAAACGCTTTAAATTTTCGATTGGATTAAAATCGATCTTAACAAATTTAGGGCTTTTCACTATTTTATTTACTGTGATCGGATTTGTACTTGTTTTTGCATTTTCAAGACTCCTAATTGCAGGGGCTTCCCTAACATTAGAAGACCATGAAAGAGTGATTAGGAGTATGGTTTCTAAAGCGGAAATCGATCAAATCGACTCCTATTCAGCTAATACGAATATAACCGTTTTGTTAGTTGAAAGCGAGCCAGTAAAGACAACAGGGATATCCAGTGACATTAATCGTATGAAGATTACAAACAAGTTTAACGTGGATCTAAATGGAAAGGGCGCTGTGATTACTATTTCAAAATCACTTGAACAAGAGTGGGAGATTGTTAGGTCGATTATATTTGTTCTCATATGTGTATTCATTATAATGGGCATTTTTATTTTAATTATTAGTGGTTGGACGATTAAAACGATGTTGCGTCCTATACAAGAAATGGTCAAATACATTAGAACAGGCAGTTTAAATGTAAGATTGGATATTAAAACATCTCATGATGAATTACGTGATTTGGCAGAAACGTTTAACGAGTTAATGGATAAAATATGGGACACCTATCGTCAACAAGACCGTTTTGTTTCCGATGCCTCCCATGAACTTCGAACACCGCTATTAGTCATTCAAGGATATGCTGATTTGTTAGAACGATGGGGAGGAGAAGATATTGCTATCCGGCAAGAAGCCATCTCTTCTATAAAAAAAGAGGCATCGTATATAAATAAATTGGTTGAAAGACTCCTGCTGCTAGCAAAGTCTGGACAACAAATGATGGAGGTAAGAACCATTCATTTGCCTGAATTGATTGAAGAAGTCATACGAGATTCAGTGGTGATGAATACAGGCCATACATTTATATTTGAAAAGAAACAGGAAGTTCTTGCAGATGGGGATTTTGCACTTATTAAGCAAGTCATCAGAATTGTGTTAGATAACAGTATAAAATATACACCTTCTTCGGGTACAATTTCTTTTAATTGTGAAGTCGAGGGAAAATATGCGTTGATTTCTATTCAAGACAATGGGATTGGCATTTCTAAAGAGGACTTGCCAAATATATTTGAACGATTCTATAAGGCAGATAAATCTCGCAGCAGAGTTTCCGGAAGTACAGGATTAGGTTTATCCATTGCTCAATATATTGTTCAAATGCATGGCGGTTTGATAAGTGCACATAGTGAAGGATTAGAAAAAGGATCGAAAGTACTAATTCGATTGCCTCTGAAAAGAATGGTAACATCGTGA